One region of Macadamia integrifolia cultivar HAES 741 chromosome 11, SCU_Mint_v3, whole genome shotgun sequence genomic DNA includes:
- the LOC122093561 gene encoding uncharacterized protein LOC122093561, with translation MPASATVIGVLLGFGTQVYSNGLRKLPLMRHPWEHVLGMGLGAIFANQLVKWDAKLQEDLDKMLEKAKAANERRYLDADED, from the exons ATGCCGGCGAGCGCAACAGTGATTGGAGTTCTGCTGGGTTTCGGCACCCAGGTGTACTCTAATGGCCTCCGTAAACTTCCCTTGATGAGGC ATCCATGGGAGCACGTTTTAGGGATGGGCCTCGGCGCAATCTTCGCGAACCAGCTCGTCAAATGGGATGCCAAGCTTCAGGAGGATCTTGACAAGATGCTTGAGAAGGCTAAGGCTGCTAATGAGCGCCGTTATCTTG ATGCTGATGAAGATTAG